One genomic segment of Desulfobulbaceae bacterium DB1 includes these proteins:
- a CDS encoding division/cell wall cluster transcriptional repressor MraZ: MSEQFVRNQPSRFRGRSEHALDGKGRLNVPSRFRDVLLRDYDDRLLITPPWRNCLRIYPLPEWEKMEATLLDKEKKDPRFQKMIRYLIGGSIECQIDKNSRILLPVHLRNLLNLKKDVVMNGMGPFFEIWDKETWEAESIMTEQDFDAFDATLHDLGLF, encoded by the coding sequence ATGAGTGAGCAATTTGTAAGAAATCAACCGAGCCGTTTTCGCGGCAGATCGGAGCATGCGCTTGACGGCAAGGGAAGACTGAATGTGCCGTCCCGCTTCCGTGATGTGTTGCTGCGCGACTACGATGATCGGCTGTTGATAACTCCGCCCTGGCGCAACTGTCTCCGGATTTATCCTCTTCCCGAGTGGGAGAAAATGGAGGCCACCCTGCTGGACAAGGAGAAAAAGGATCCGCGTTTTCAGAAGATGATCCGGTATCTCATCGGTGGTTCCATTGAGTGTCAGATAGATAAGAACAGCCGCATTCTCCTTCCCGTGCATCTCCGTAACCTCCTCAATCTGAAAAAGGATGTGGTGATGAACGGCATGGGCCCTTTTTTTGAGATTTGGGACAAGGAGACCTGGGAGGCTGAGAGCATCATGACGGAGCAGGATTTTGACGCTTTTGATGCGACACTCCATGACCTCGGCCTCTTTTAG
- a CDS encoding tRNA pseudouridine(38-40) synthase TruA yields the protein MTDTEQIYKLTIEYDGGRYSGWQKQADARTVQGALQHAAETLVGGPVDIQGNGRTDAGVHALRFTAHLAATASLEPGTLSAELNELLPHDITVLEAKKAGPRFHARHHCVARGYLYQITTRKSAFCRRYTWWIKEPLDLRAMAGAAELMKGMHDFSSFTDRKALKNKSPLVLLEKIQVAKKDDVILIRIVGSHFLWKMVRRMVGVLAAVGLHTLTNEDVGRFLREPVNLSPYTAPAQALFFEQCFYNREETDAFLADDTISPCFF from the coding sequence ATGACCGACACGGAGCAGATATACAAACTGACCATCGAATATGACGGCGGCCGCTACAGCGGCTGGCAGAAGCAGGCCGACGCCCGTACCGTCCAAGGCGCCCTGCAGCATGCCGCGGAAACCCTCGTGGGCGGCCCGGTTGATATTCAGGGAAACGGCCGCACCGATGCCGGGGTTCACGCCCTGCGCTTCACCGCCCACCTGGCCGCCACCGCAAGCCTTGAGCCCGGCACCCTGTCGGCGGAACTCAATGAGCTGCTGCCCCACGACATCACCGTGCTGGAGGCAAAAAAAGCGGGGCCGCGCTTTCATGCCAGACATCACTGCGTGGCCCGCGGCTACCTCTACCAGATCACCACCCGCAAAAGCGCTTTCTGCCGCCGCTATACCTGGTGGATTAAAGAACCGCTGGACCTGCGGGCCATGGCCGGGGCCGCGGAGCTGATGAAGGGCATGCATGATTTCTCCTCGTTTACCGACAGGAAGGCGCTGAAGAACAAATCACCCCTGGTGCTGCTGGAAAAAATCCAGGTGGCAAAAAAAGACGATGTCATCCTGATCCGCATCGTCGGCTCCCACTTCCTTTGGAAAATGGTGCGCCGCATGGTCGGCGTCCTGGCGGCGGTCGGCCTGCACACCCTGACAAATGAAGACGTTGGTCGCTTTCTGCGGGAACCGGTCAATCTGTCGCCATACACCGCCCCGGCCCAGGCGCTCTTTTTTGAACAATGCTTTTACAACCGGGAAGAAACAGACGCCTTTCTTGCCGATGACACCATCAGCCCCTGCTTTTTCTGA
- a CDS encoding Rossman fold protein, TIGR00730 family, whose translation MKMKYSGNGENQQYWLDNFKAGDSWRLFRIMSEFVDGFDSLAAVKRPVVSVFGSARTPEDDPYYQLAVEISRRLAESGYAIMTGGGPGIMEAGNRGAAEVGALSIGLNISLPFEQEGNKYANLPLEFKYFFVRKVMLIKYAMAFIAMPGGFGTMDELFEAITLIQTRRIKPFPIVLVGKDYWAGLVEWMRSTLLAAGNIKEDDLFIFQVLDSADDIVNYIRRTVII comes from the coding sequence ATGAAGATGAAATATAGCGGTAACGGGGAGAATCAGCAGTACTGGCTGGATAATTTCAAGGCAGGGGACTCCTGGCGGCTTTTTCGCATCATGTCCGAATTCGTCGACGGCTTCGATTCCCTGGCCGCGGTCAAGAGGCCGGTGGTTTCGGTTTTCGGTTCGGCCCGTACCCCGGAGGACGACCCCTATTACCAGCTCGCCGTGGAGATAAGCCGGCGGCTGGCGGAAAGCGGCTATGCCATCATGACCGGCGGCGGCCCCGGCATCATGGAGGCGGGGAATCGCGGCGCCGCCGAGGTGGGCGCCCTGTCCATCGGTTTAAACATCAGTCTCCCCTTTGAACAGGAAGGGAACAAGTACGCCAATCTTCCCCTTGAATTCAAGTATTTTTTCGTCCGCAAGGTGATGCTGATCAAGTATGCCATGGCCTTTATCGCCATGCCGGGCGGATTCGGCACCATGGATGAGCTTTTCGAGGCCATTACCCTGATTCAGACCAGACGCATCAAGCCCTTTCCCATTGTTCTCGTCGGCAAGGATTACTGGGCCGGCCTGGTTGAGTGGATGCGTTCCACCTTGCTTGCCGCCGGCAATATCAAGGAAGACGATCTCTTTATTTTTCAGGTATTGGACAGCGCCGACGATATCGTCAACTACATTCGCCGCACGGTTATCATCTGA
- a CDS encoding L-seryl-tRNA(Sec) selenium transferase, translating into MGGRIKGKENEPPVQELLRAIPKVDEFLGWLGTVDAPARFVKGAVREVLAIERQEILSGSPRRDTDLSREVLSAKFEKRLRDKLTPNFRRVINATGVIVHTNMGRSLLPWEAMDGLVRAGSRYSNLEFDLATGKRGSRYSLVEDLLCELTGAEAGLVVNNNAAAVLLCLDALAKGREVIVSRGQLVEIGGSFRIPEVMEKSGARLREVGATNRTHLRDYEQAICAETALLLKVHMSNYRIIGFTSEVSLSELVDLGRRHGLPVMDDLGSGSLVDLTRFGLEKEPTVGEAVQAGVDVVTFSGDKLLGGPQAGLIVGKREIIQTIKRNPLNRALRIDKFTLAALEAVLRLYADEEQALVKIPTLAMMGMPLRTIEQRASRLSRRIKKRLGEVCRVGIEAATSRVGGGAMPEQDLPSRAVVLRPLFMKMSDLERKLRDNELPVIGRIVDEGYLLDMRTVADDEIAPLASVLLAVFEVETS; encoded by the coding sequence ATGGGGGGACGGATAAAGGGAAAAGAGAATGAGCCGCCGGTGCAGGAGCTGTTGCGGGCAATTCCGAAGGTGGATGAATTCCTGGGTTGGCTGGGCACTGTTGATGCCCCGGCACGGTTTGTCAAGGGCGCCGTCCGGGAGGTGCTGGCGATTGAGCGGCAAGAGATCCTGAGTGGGAGCCCCCGCCGGGACACGGATCTGTCCAGGGAAGTCTTGTCGGCGAAATTCGAAAAGCGGCTGCGCGATAAGCTGACCCCGAATTTTCGCCGGGTGATCAATGCCACCGGAGTTATTGTTCATACCAACATGGGCCGCTCGCTTCTGCCGTGGGAGGCCATGGATGGACTTGTCAGGGCCGGCAGCCGTTATTCCAACCTTGAATTTGATCTTGCCACCGGGAAAAGGGGCAGCCGCTACAGCCTGGTGGAGGATCTGCTTTGTGAATTGACCGGGGCCGAGGCCGGACTGGTGGTGAACAATAATGCCGCCGCGGTGCTGCTTTGTCTCGATGCCCTGGCCAAGGGGCGGGAGGTGATTGTTTCCCGCGGCCAGCTGGTTGAAATCGGCGGTTCATTCCGCATCCCCGAGGTGATGGAAAAAAGCGGCGCCCGGCTGCGGGAGGTGGGCGCCACCAACCGGACCCATCTGCGCGATTACGAACAGGCGATCTGCGCTGAGACCGCCCTGCTGCTGAAGGTGCACATGAGCAACTACCGCATCATCGGCTTTACTTCCGAAGTGTCGTTGTCGGAATTGGTGGATCTGGGCCGCAGGCATGGCCTGCCGGTCATGGATGATCTGGGCAGCGGCAGCCTGGTTGATCTGACCCGGTTCGGCCTGGAAAAGGAGCCGACGGTGGGCGAAGCCGTGCAGGCGGGGGTCGACGTGGTTACCTTCAGCGGCGACAAGCTGCTTGGCGGTCCGCAGGCGGGTCTCATTGTCGGTAAGCGGGAAATTATCCAGACCATCAAGCGCAATCCGCTTAATCGGGCCCTGCGCATCGACAAATTTACCCTGGCGGCCCTGGAGGCGGTTCTGCGGCTTTATGCCGACGAGGAGCAGGCACTGGTGAAAATCCCCACCCTGGCCATGATGGGGATGCCGCTGCGCACCATTGAACAACGGGCGTCGCGGCTGTCGCGCCGGATCAAAAAAAGACTTGGCGAGGTCTGTCGGGTGGGGATCGAGGCCGCGACCTCCCGTGTGGGTGGCGGCGCCATGCCGGAGCAGGATTTGCCGAGCCGCGCGGTGGTTCTGCGGCCGCTTTTCATGAAGATGAGCGATCTGGAAAGAAAATTGCGGGACAATGAGCTGCCGGTGATCGGCCGCATCGTTGATGAGGGGTATCTGCTCGATATGCGCACGGTGGCTGATGATGAAATTGCACCCTTGGCCTCCGTGCTGCTGGCCGTTTTTGAGGTGGAGACGTCATGA
- a CDS encoding UDP-N-acetylmuramoylalanine--D-glutamate ligase — protein MELIDKLKKNPAGCKVLVVGSAKSGFAALKMLHKMGARVMLSEKSPETSLDRELVDWLLVNKVPCETGGHSPAHFLEADFIVVSPGVPLDMKELCAARTAGKEIIGELGMAAAFLQIPIVAVTGTNGKTTVTQLINDLLVFAGRKVFLGGNIGTPLTEYLLGEQDAEVAVLEVSSYQLDTAGDFRPGVALLLNISPDHLDRYASYADYAASKMKIFMNQKPDDAAILNVDDRETLRNLPNFSVTAEKFWFGHKLDDGNGACAGAEENEIVLRGTMEGERYRLPESLGKSPNSENAMAAVLAARLMGCSPEIVQEGLLRFQRPAHRLYRVAEINGVTYIDDSKATNVGAVKSALDGMTQPVILIAGGRDKGGDYRYLADSIRARVKTMVLIGEAREKMAHSLAGLTEIKMADSLRDAVEKACRAAQTGDAVLLSPACASFDMFKSYADRGEKFQLEVKRLHERS, from the coding sequence ATGGAATTGATAGATAAATTGAAAAAGAATCCGGCCGGTTGCAAGGTTCTGGTGGTCGGTTCGGCAAAATCCGGATTCGCCGCCCTGAAAATGCTGCATAAAATGGGCGCGCGGGTAATGCTCAGTGAAAAGTCGCCGGAAACTTCCCTTGACAGGGAGCTGGTCGATTGGTTGCTGGTCAATAAGGTGCCCTGTGAAACGGGCGGTCATAGCCCGGCGCACTTTCTTGAAGCTGATTTTATCGTGGTCAGCCCCGGAGTGCCGTTGGATATGAAAGAGCTTTGCGCCGCCCGGACGGCGGGCAAGGAGATAATAGGCGAACTGGGGATGGCTGCGGCGTTTCTGCAAATACCGATTGTCGCCGTGACCGGCACCAACGGGAAAACAACCGTTACCCAGTTGATCAACGACTTGCTGGTTTTCGCAGGCCGCAAGGTATTTCTCGGGGGCAACATCGGAACTCCGCTCACCGAATACCTGCTGGGGGAGCAGGATGCAGAGGTGGCGGTGCTGGAGGTGAGCAGTTACCAGCTCGATACGGCGGGAGACTTCAGGCCAGGTGTGGCGCTGTTGTTGAACATCAGTCCGGATCATCTTGACCGGTATGCATCGTACGCTGATTATGCTGCGTCGAAAATGAAAATTTTCATGAATCAGAAGCCGGATGATGCCGCCATTCTCAATGTTGACGATCGGGAAACCTTGCGTAACCTGCCGAATTTTTCCGTGACGGCGGAAAAATTCTGGTTTGGACACAAACTTGACGACGGAAACGGCGCCTGCGCCGGAGCGGAGGAGAATGAGATCGTCCTGCGCGGCACCATGGAGGGGGAAAGATATCGGTTGCCGGAAAGTCTCGGGAAATCGCCGAACAGTGAAAATGCCATGGCAGCGGTGCTTGCCGCCAGGTTGATGGGCTGTTCCCCGGAAATTGTGCAGGAAGGTCTGCTGCGCTTCCAGCGTCCGGCACATCGACTTTACCGGGTGGCGGAAATAAACGGGGTGACCTATATCGACGACTCCAAGGCCACCAATGTCGGGGCGGTGAAATCGGCCCTGGACGGCATGACCCAGCCGGTGATACTTATCGCCGGGGGACGAGATAAGGGTGGTGATTACCGTTATCTTGCCGACAGCATTCGCGCCAGGGTGAAAACAATGGTGCTCATCGGCGAGGCCCGGGAGAAAATGGCGCACTCATTGGCCGGACTGACGGAGATAAAAATGGCGGACAGCCTGCGTGATGCGGTGGAAAAAGCCTGCCGTGCCGCGCAAACCGGTGATGCCGTGCTTCTTTCACCGGCCTGTGCGAGTTTTGATATGTTTAAAAGTTATGCGGACAGGGGGGAAAAATTTCAGCTTGAAGTGAAACGTTTGCATGAACGGAGCTGA
- a CDS encoding transporter → MSEQQANNPLHGVTLEQVITSLVDHYGWEALGKRIAVRCFTSDPSVASSLKFLRKTPWARKKVENLYVATLKRAGKRGRSHDG, encoded by the coding sequence ATGAGTGAGCAGCAGGCCAATAACCCCTTGCACGGCGTCACCCTGGAGCAGGTCATCACCAGCCTGGTTGACCATTACGGCTGGGAGGCGCTGGGCAAACGCATCGCTGTCCGCTGTTTCACCAGCGACCCATCCGTGGCGTCCAGCCTCAAATTTTTGCGTAAAACCCCATGGGCCAGGAAAAAAGTGGAGAATTTATACGTCGCCACGCTGAAACGCGCGGGGAAAAGAGGGCGGTCGCATGACGGGTGA
- a CDS encoding UDP-N-acetylmuramoylalanyl-D-glutamate--2,6-diaminopimelate ligase, with amino-acid sequence MQDPVWSLSQVLMATGGRFVSGPADAKFRAISTDSRTLQPGDLFLALSGDRFDGQQFIPEAIKKGAAGIVVGSVPEMAVPVPVILVPDPLRALGDLAAYRRALMANLQVIAVTGSSGKTTVKEMCASILKQEYNVLKTEGNLNNLIGMPLSLLRVDSRHDVAVLEMGMNRPGEIARMTEIADPDIACIINVQGAHLAGLRTINGVARAKGELFRGGKTWAKFCVNVDDKHVRELARECPQEQITFGLTRKAFIRATHVKNLGEEGMLFTLHVGQCKNRIHLHGLGEHNVGNALAAAAMAHAAGCRMEQIVNGLIAFMPYDKRLQVVNVGGLKVVNDCYNANPSSMLAALNAVKGMKKNRKIVAVLGDMLELGSESEKEHRRLGETVACKGFDYLFAIGEFARKVVEGALDARMTMKQARQLESKEEIVDSIVKLIALGELEKGDYVLVKGSRGMRMETIIEQLDKRL; translated from the coding sequence ATGCAGGATCCGGTCTGGTCATTAAGCCAGGTGTTGATGGCCACGGGAGGGCGGTTTGTTTCCGGCCCGGCCGATGCCAAGTTTCGGGCAATTTCCACCGATAGCCGGACGCTGCAGCCGGGGGATCTTTTTCTTGCATTGTCCGGTGATCGCTTTGACGGGCAGCAGTTCATTCCGGAAGCGATAAAAAAAGGAGCGGCTGGAATTGTTGTCGGGTCGGTTCCTGAAATGGCCGTGCCGGTGCCGGTCATTCTGGTGCCGGACCCACTGCGGGCCCTGGGTGATCTCGCCGCTTACCGCCGGGCGCTGATGGCTAATCTGCAGGTCATTGCCGTAACCGGCAGTTCCGGCAAAACCACGGTTAAGGAGATGTGCGCGTCGATTCTCAAGCAGGAATACAATGTGCTGAAAACCGAAGGCAACCTGAACAATCTCATCGGCATGCCGCTGTCCCTGCTGCGGGTCGATTCCCGCCATGACGTGGCGGTGCTGGAAATGGGGATGAACCGGCCCGGGGAAATTGCCAGGATGACGGAGATAGCCGACCCTGATATCGCCTGCATCATCAATGTCCAGGGCGCGCATCTGGCCGGACTGCGGACCATCAATGGGGTGGCGAGGGCCAAGGGGGAACTCTTCCGGGGCGGCAAGACATGGGCCAAGTTCTGTGTCAATGTCGATGACAAGCATGTGCGTGAGCTGGCCAGGGAATGCCCCCAGGAACAGATCACCTTCGGTTTGACCCGCAAGGCATTTATCCGGGCCACCCACGTCAAGAATCTCGGCGAAGAAGGAATGCTCTTTACCCTGCATGTCGGACAGTGCAAAAACCGCATTCATCTGCACGGCCTCGGCGAGCATAATGTCGGCAATGCGCTGGCCGCGGCAGCCATGGCGCATGCGGCCGGATGCCGCATGGAGCAGATAGTCAACGGACTGATTGCATTCATGCCTTATGACAAACGTCTGCAGGTGGTAAACGTCGGCGGGCTGAAGGTGGTCAATGACTGTTACAACGCCAATCCTTCCTCCATGCTCGCCGCCTTGAACGCGGTGAAGGGGATGAAGAAAAACAGAAAAATTGTTGCCGTGCTGGGTGATATGCTGGAACTGGGCAGCGAGAGCGAAAAGGAGCACCGCCGCTTGGGTGAAACGGTAGCCTGTAAAGGGTTTGATTATCTTTTTGCCATCGGCGAGTTTGCCAGGAAGGTGGTCGAAGGGGCGCTGGATGCACGAATGACCATGAAGCAGGCCCGGCAGTTGGAAAGCAAGGAGGAGATCGTTGATTCCATCGTCAAGCTGATCGCCCTGGGCGAACTGGAAAAAGGAGATTATGTGCTGGTCAAGGGATCACGGGGCATGAGGATGGAAACCATTATCGAGCAGCTCGACAAGAGACTCTAA
- a CDS encoding UDP-N-acetylmuramoyl-L-alanyl-D-glutamate--2,6-diaminopimelate ligase: MEKTLGKTLGTLCEALGISCPNGADQVMISGITDDSRAAGAGMLFVAVAGMRVDGHRYIGNALENGCAAVLVSQDMREDWTVPMIRVKDTSQALGILAAAFYDYPGSRMTMIGITGTNGKTTSSYLLESVIRASGGTPGVIGTVAVRFQGHETPASLTTPQPVELQKLLWRMREAGVTHVVMEVSSHALAQHRVNGLLFDVALFTNISRDHLDFHGTMENYFCAKEKLFADYLKNGGRGVLVLDSDPQAMSGQAGWIERLTDVLGQSGRKCYTCGIGAGDIAVEQFHFDLQGITAHVAAPAWTLAVKSPLVGEFNLKNIVGVIGCGVALGFAPTAISSGIGRLHGVPGRLERVVADEGDGQAGKEEFSVFVDYAHTPDALEKVLQTLRELNPARLIVVFGCGGDRDRGKRALMGNVAGRMADVVVITSDNPRSEAPAGILEEIEKGVRLVGLEKIDAARLLQTVDRKGYDVVEDRAEAIRIAVCGASKGDVVLISGKGHECYQIIGDKKFVFDDRQQAREQLRKTGKAA, translated from the coding sequence ATGGAAAAAACGCTGGGGAAGACACTGGGCACGCTTTGCGAGGCCCTCGGCATATCCTGCCCGAATGGCGCGGATCAGGTCATGATAAGCGGCATTACGGATGATTCCCGCGCTGCCGGGGCGGGAATGCTGTTTGTCGCCGTTGCCGGCATGCGGGTGGACGGTCATCGCTATATCGGAAACGCGTTGGAAAACGGGTGTGCCGCGGTTCTTGTATCGCAGGACATGCGGGAAGACTGGACGGTGCCGATGATTCGAGTGAAGGATACCTCCCAGGCACTTGGCATTCTTGCCGCTGCATTTTATGATTATCCCGGCAGTCGGATGACCATGATCGGAATCACCGGAACAAACGGCAAAACCACCAGCAGCTATCTGCTGGAATCCGTGATCCGGGCAAGCGGCGGCACCCCCGGAGTCATCGGCACCGTTGCCGTGCGTTTCCAGGGGCATGAAACCCCGGCATCGCTCACCACGCCGCAGCCGGTGGAGCTGCAGAAGCTGCTTTGGCGGATGCGGGAAGCCGGGGTCACCCACGTGGTGATGGAGGTTTCTTCCCATGCCCTGGCCCAGCACCGGGTCAACGGCTTGCTTTTTGACGTGGCGCTTTTCACCAACATCAGCAGGGATCATCTCGATTTTCACGGCACCATGGAAAATTATTTCTGCGCCAAGGAAAAGTTGTTTGCCGATTATCTGAAAAATGGCGGGCGCGGGGTGCTTGTTCTGGACAGCGACCCGCAAGCAATGTCGGGTCAGGCGGGCTGGATCGAAAGGTTGACTGATGTGCTGGGGCAATCGGGCCGCAAATGTTATACCTGCGGAATCGGAGCAGGCGACATCGCAGTCGAACAATTTCATTTTGATCTGCAGGGTATAACCGCCCATGTCGCTGCGCCGGCATGGACGCTCGCGGTGAAGAGTCCGCTGGTGGGAGAATTTAATCTCAAAAATATCGTTGGGGTCATCGGTTGCGGAGTGGCCCTTGGTTTTGCGCCGACTGCAATCAGCTCTGGAATCGGCCGGCTTCATGGGGTTCCCGGTCGGCTGGAAAGGGTGGTTGCCGATGAAGGGGATGGACAGGCCGGCAAGGAAGAATTCTCGGTATTTGTTGATTATGCCCATACGCCGGATGCCCTGGAAAAGGTGCTGCAAACCCTGCGGGAACTCAATCCTGCCCGGTTGATCGTCGTCTTCGGCTGCGGCGGGGATCGCGATCGGGGAAAGCGAGCGCTGATGGGGAATGTCGCGGGCCGCATGGCGGATGTGGTGGTGATCACCTCGGACAATCCCCGCAGTGAAGCTCCTGCCGGGATTCTTGAGGAAATAGAAAAAGGGGTGCGCCTGGTCGGTCTGGAGAAGATCGACGCGGCGCGGCTTCTCCAGACCGTCGACCGCAAGGGGTATGATGTTGTCGAGGACCGGGCGGAAGCGATCAGGATTGCCGTATGCGGCGCGTCCAAAGGTGATGTCGTCCTGATAAGCGGCAAGGGACACGAGTGCTATCAGATCATTGGCGACAAAAAGTTTGTTTTTGATGACCGGCAGCAGGCCCGAGAGCAGCTGCGTAAAACCGGAAAAGCAGCATAA
- a CDS encoding 16S rRNA (cytosine(1402)-N(4))-methyltransferase: MPPVHQPVLLDAVIRYLAPRDGGLYVDGNLGLGGHSGAILAASGPGGRVIGFDWDEEAVRRAGENLGEYGARITIVRRNFAEIRAVLEEQGEAGVDGLLLDLGLSSMQLDVSGRGFTFQGSEPLDMRMDCRSAETAADLLNRAAEGELADIFFYYGEERQARRIASRVVEYRKRTPFATTAQLVEIVEDAIPRRFRPKKIHVATKVFQALRIAVNKELDNLEKILADLDEIVKPGGRVCIISFHSLEDRLVKNAFRNNPKLTTLTTKPVMADERELLANPRARSARMRVAEMMMGS, translated from the coding sequence ATGCCGCCGGTCCATCAGCCGGTTCTACTGGATGCGGTTATCCGCTATCTGGCGCCCAGGGATGGCGGGCTTTATGTGGACGGCAATCTGGGGCTTGGCGGTCATAGCGGGGCAATCCTTGCGGCCAGCGGTCCCGGCGGCAGGGTGATAGGGTTTGACTGGGATGAAGAGGCCGTTCGCCGGGCCGGCGAAAACCTGGGGGAGTATGGGGCCCGCATTACCATTGTCCGGCGGAATTTTGCCGAAATCCGCGCCGTGCTTGAAGAACAGGGAGAGGCCGGGGTGGACGGTCTGCTCCTTGATCTCGGGCTTTCTTCCATGCAGCTTGATGTCAGCGGCCGGGGGTTTACCTTTCAGGGTTCCGAGCCCCTGGACATGCGCATGGATTGTCGATCGGCGGAAACAGCGGCGGATTTGCTCAACCGAGCCGCCGAAGGGGAGCTGGCCGACATCTTTTTTTATTACGGCGAAGAGCGGCAGGCGCGCCGCATCGCCTCACGGGTGGTTGAGTACCGCAAGCGAACGCCGTTTGCAACCACCGCTCAGCTGGTGGAAATAGTCGAGGATGCGATTCCGCGCCGCTTCCGGCCGAAAAAGATTCATGTGGCGACAAAGGTGTTTCAGGCGCTTCGGATAGCGGTGAACAAGGAGTTGGACAATCTGGAGAAAATTCTGGCCGACCTGGATGAGATCGTCAAACCGGGTGGCCGTGTCTGCATCATTTCCTTTCATTCGCTGGAGGACCGTCTGGTGAAAAATGCCTTTCGCAATAATCCGAAATTGACGACGCTGACCACAAAACCGGTCATGGCTGATGAAAGGGAGTTGCTGGCTAACCCCAGGGCGAGAAGCGCCAGGATGCGGGTGGCTGAAATGATGATGGGGTCGTAG
- a CDS encoding phospho-N-acetylmuramoyl-pentapeptide-transferase, with protein MLYHLLYPLHTLFGGFNVFRYITFRCIGAIVTGFLITIILGPRFIAFMKSRQVGQVVRDDGPESHFSKRGVPTMGGLLIIGSVTMSTLLWVDLTNLYVWLILALTLWYAAIGGIDDYRKIKKKNSKGLSGKAKMVLQIAGAMTVGAILLNQPGFDTSLSFPFLKDIQPELGWFYLLFMVLVVAGASNAVNLTDGLDGLATGPTVVTSGVYLLFSYLAGHAGLAAYLQIPFVHGAGEVTVFCGALAGASLGFLWFNAFPAQVFMGDVGSLSIGGALGIVAVITKQEILLVLVGGVFVMEAISVILQVGYFKISGGKRIFLMAPFHHHFEKKGWQEPKVVIRFWIISIILGLMALATLKLR; from the coding sequence ATGCTTTATCATCTGCTTTATCCTCTTCATACCCTGTTCGGCGGATTTAATGTATTTCGGTACATTACCTTCCGTTGTATCGGCGCTATTGTCACCGGGTTTCTGATTACCATCATCCTCGGACCCCGGTTTATCGCCTTCATGAAGAGCAGGCAGGTCGGACAGGTGGTGCGGGATGACGGGCCGGAATCCCATTTCAGCAAACGCGGGGTACCGACCATGGGTGGATTGCTCATCATCGGTTCGGTAACGATGTCCACCCTGCTGTGGGTTGATCTGACCAATCTGTATGTCTGGTTGATACTGGCGCTGACCCTCTGGTATGCGGCAATAGGCGGCATCGATGACTACCGGAAGATAAAAAAGAAGAACAGCAAGGGGCTGAGCGGCAAGGCGAAAATGGTGCTGCAGATAGCCGGAGCAATGACGGTCGGGGCAATTTTGTTGAATCAGCCGGGTTTTGATACCTCGCTGAGTTTTCCTTTTTTAAAGGACATCCAACCGGAACTTGGCTGGTTTTACCTGCTGTTCATGGTGCTGGTGGTTGCCGGGGCATCCAATGCCGTCAACCTCACCGACGGACTTGACGGTCTGGCCACCGGCCCCACGGTGGTGACAAGCGGCGTCTACCTGCTTTTTTCCTATCTGGCCGGGCATGCGGGGCTGGCTGCTTATCTGCAGATTCCTTTTGTGCACGGAGCAGGCGAAGTGACTGTTTTCTGCGGGGCCCTGGCCGGGGCAAGTCTCGGTTTTCTCTGGTTCAACGCATTTCCCGCCCAGGTCTTCATGGGGGATGTGGGTTCTTTGTCCATCGGCGGCGCCCTCGGTATCGTGGCGGTTATCACCAAGCAGGAAATCTTGCTGGTGCTGGTGGGGGGCGTTTTTGTCATGGAAGCGATTTCCGTCATCCTTCAAGTCGGTTATTTCAAGATTTCCGGCGGCAAAAGGATTTTTCTCATGGCGCCGTTCCATCACCATTTTGAAAAAAAAGGCTGGCAGGAGCCGAAAGTGGTGATCCGCTTTTGGATCATTTCCATCATCCTCGGCCTGATGGCCCTGGCAACCTTGAAGCTCAGGTAA